Proteins from a genomic interval of Nocardioidaceae bacterium:
- the pheS gene encoding phenylalanine--tRNA ligase subunit alpha codes for MPSADYDPVEVTPLKAEEVEAMRQAALAAVAAATDLATLADVRREHTGDRSPLALANREIGALPPAARKDAGQRVGTARGAVNQALAARTTELEAEAEQRMLAEETVDVTLPYDRLPVGARHPLTTIQERMAEVFVAMGWEVAEGPELEAEWLNFDALNTGPDHPARSLSDTFWTEPADHHVVLRTQTSPVQVRSLLDRDLPVYVVAPGRVFRTDELDATHTPVFHQIEGIAVDEGLTMAHLKGTLDHFAKMMFGDGVTTRFRPHFFPFTEPSAEFDLVCFVCRGDEDVRPTCRTCGGEGWIEWGGCGMVNPNVLRAAGVDPDTHSGFAFGMGVERTLMFVADIPDMRDMVEGDVRFTTAFGTEI; via the coding sequence ATGCCCAGCGCCGACTACGACCCTGTCGAGGTCACCCCGCTGAAGGCTGAGGAGGTCGAGGCGATGCGCCAGGCGGCGCTGGCCGCGGTGGCCGCCGCGACGGATCTCGCGACGCTCGCCGACGTACGCCGTGAGCACACCGGTGACCGCTCCCCGCTGGCTCTGGCCAACCGTGAGATCGGTGCGCTCCCTCCGGCGGCCCGCAAGGACGCCGGTCAGCGGGTCGGCACGGCGCGTGGCGCGGTCAACCAGGCCCTGGCGGCGCGCACGACCGAGCTGGAGGCCGAGGCCGAGCAGCGCATGCTCGCCGAGGAGACCGTCGACGTGACGCTTCCGTACGACCGGCTCCCGGTCGGTGCGCGGCACCCCCTGACGACCATCCAGGAACGCATGGCCGAGGTCTTCGTCGCGATGGGCTGGGAGGTCGCCGAGGGGCCCGAGCTCGAGGCCGAGTGGCTGAACTTCGACGCCCTGAACACCGGACCCGACCACCCGGCCCGGTCGCTGAGCGACACCTTCTGGACCGAGCCCGCCGACCATCACGTCGTACTGCGTACGCAGACCTCGCCGGTGCAGGTGCGCTCGCTGCTCGACCGCGACCTCCCGGTGTACGTCGTGGCCCCCGGCCGCGTGTTCCGCACCGACGAGCTCGACGCCACCCACACGCCCGTCTTCCACCAGATCGAGGGCATCGCCGTCGACGAGGGCCTGACGATGGCGCACCTCAAGGGCACGCTCGACCACTTCGCGAAGATGATGTTCGGCGACGGCGTCACCACGCGGTTCCGGCCGCACTTCTTCCCCTTCACCGAGCCGAGCGCCGAGTTCGACCTGGTCTGCTTCGTGTGCCGCGGCGACGAGGACGTACGCCCCACCTGCCGCACCTGCGGCGGTGAGGGATGGATCGAGTGGGGCGGCTGCGGCATGGTCAACCCCAACGTGCTGCGTGCCGCGGGCGTCGACCCCGACACCCATTCGGGCTTCGCGTTCGGCATGGGCGTCGAGCGCACGCTGATGTTCGTCGCGGACATCCCCGACATGCGCGACATGGTCGAGGGCGACGTCCGCTTCACCACCGCGTTCGGAACGGAGATCTGA
- a CDS encoding PAS domain-containing sensor histidine kinase: MSSDAETDAETDEAPCVEHVEETLELLPEGVIVADENGRIIKVNERACRLLVRDAGDLMGTDIVQSLRLQDEHGNDWLQCMRPYTGLRTRSELSERILVDVDGTEVLASAALHRTERGGPVVRLVVVLRGARQRARAERERSDLVASIAHELRSPLTGVKGFVGTLLNKWERLNDQQKLLMLRTVHADSERLSRLITELLDVARIDTGRLSLYPRPVDVAVVAERVIASVQHATTRPLEVRTMADLPTVSFDPDKLVQVLTNLVENGVAHGEGRVLVDLAPLPGEAEETDGSWPGVRVTVTDEGEGIAPGVRKQVFTKFWSTGSRGGSGLGLYIVHGLVTAHGGTVTIDDAPGGGASIELRLPHLDRRRT, translated from the coding sequence GTGAGCAGCGACGCGGAGACCGACGCGGAGACCGACGAGGCGCCCTGCGTCGAGCACGTCGAGGAGACCCTCGAGCTGCTGCCCGAAGGCGTGATCGTCGCCGACGAGAACGGCCGCATCATCAAGGTCAACGAGCGCGCGTGCCGGCTGCTCGTGCGCGACGCGGGCGACCTGATGGGCACCGACATCGTGCAGAGCCTGAGACTCCAGGACGAGCACGGCAACGACTGGCTGCAGTGCATGCGCCCGTACACCGGACTCCGCACCCGCTCCGAGCTCTCCGAGCGCATCCTGGTCGACGTGGACGGCACGGAGGTGCTCGCCTCGGCGGCGCTGCACCGCACCGAGCGCGGCGGCCCGGTCGTACGCCTCGTCGTCGTGCTGCGCGGTGCCCGGCAGCGGGCGCGTGCCGAGCGCGAGCGCTCGGACCTCGTCGCCTCGATCGCCCACGAGCTGCGTTCACCCCTCACCGGGGTCAAGGGCTTCGTCGGCACGCTGCTCAACAAGTGGGAGCGGCTCAACGACCAGCAGAAGCTGCTCATGCTGCGCACCGTGCACGCCGACTCCGAGCGACTCAGCCGCCTCATCACCGAGCTCCTCGACGTGGCTCGCATCGACACCGGTCGGCTCTCGCTCTACCCGCGCCCCGTCGATGTCGCGGTCGTCGCGGAGCGGGTGATCGCCTCGGTGCAGCACGCCACCACCCGACCGCTGGAGGTGCGCACGATGGCCGACCTGCCGACCGTGTCCTTCGACCCCGACAAGCTGGTGCAGGTGCTCACCAACCTCGTGGAGAACGGTGTGGCGCACGGCGAGGGGCGGGTGCTGGTCGACCTCGCGCCCCTTCCGGGTGAGGCGGAGGAGACGGACGGCAGCTGGCCCGGCGTTCGCGTCACGGTCACCGACGAGGGCGAGGGCATCGCGCCGGGCGTACGCAAGCAGGTCTTCACCAAGTTCTGGTCGACCGGGTCCCGCGGCGGCTCCGGACTGGGTCTCTACATCGTGCACGGGCTCGTCACCGCCCACGGGGGCACCGTCACCATCGACGACGCCCCCGGCGGCGGGGCCAGCATCGAGCTGCGTCTGCCGCACCTGGACCGCCGCCGCACCTGA
- a CDS encoding RNA methyltransferase produces MTPRSGRVKEARKLQRRAVRAERGLFLAEGAKSLAEALGVPGCVREVFAADAAYDDPTTADVLRACATAGVVVRRCEASVIEALADTVTPQGVVAVCAEVSPVVAAGDLSDRLRDARLVVVCADVRDPGNAGTVIRCADAAGADAVVLAGSSVDPHNAKTVRATVGSLFHLPVLRAAGETLEAVAALQQAGLQVLAADGGGEVDLDDAADDGVLARPTAWLMGNEAWGLPEELAAAADARVAIPIHGRAESLNLATAAAVCLYASARALRRRTVQR; encoded by the coding sequence CTGACGCCCCGGAGCGGTCGTGTGAAGGAAGCACGCAAGCTCCAGCGACGTGCCGTACGCGCCGAGCGCGGGCTGTTCCTCGCCGAGGGCGCCAAGAGTCTCGCCGAGGCGCTGGGGGTGCCCGGCTGCGTGCGGGAGGTCTTCGCCGCCGACGCGGCGTACGACGACCCCACCACGGCCGACGTCCTCCGGGCCTGCGCGACCGCCGGCGTGGTCGTACGCCGCTGCGAGGCCTCGGTGATCGAGGCACTGGCCGACACGGTGACCCCGCAGGGTGTCGTGGCCGTCTGCGCGGAGGTCTCCCCGGTCGTGGCGGCCGGAGACCTGTCGGACAGGCTCCGCGACGCCCGACTGGTCGTCGTCTGCGCCGACGTGCGCGACCCGGGCAACGCCGGCACCGTCATCCGCTGCGCGGACGCGGCGGGCGCCGACGCCGTCGTGCTCGCCGGCTCGTCGGTCGACCCCCACAACGCCAAGACGGTGCGTGCCACCGTCGGGTCGCTGTTCCACCTGCCGGTGCTGCGCGCCGCGGGCGAGACGCTCGAGGCGGTGGCCGCCCTCCAGCAGGCAGGTCTGCAGGTGCTCGCCGCCGACGGCGGGGGAGAGGTGGACCTCGACGACGCCGCCGACGACGGGGTCCTCGCGCGACCGACGGCCTGGCTGATGGGCAACGAGGCCTGGGGGCTGCCCGAGGAGCTGGCCGCGGCGGCCGATGCGCGGGTCGCGATCCCGATCCATGGCCGCGCCGAGAGCCTCAACCTCGCCACCGCCGCGGCGGTCTGCCTGTACGCCTCCGCCCGCGCCCTGCGCAGACGTACGGTGCAGCGGTGA
- the rplT gene encoding 50S ribosomal protein L20 yields MARVKRAVNAQKKRRTTLERASGYRGQRSRLYRKAKEQVIHSHVYSYNDRRKKKGDFRKLWIQRINAAARAEGLTYNRFIQGLKAAGVEVDRKILADLAVNEPTAFSALVATAKAALPEDVNAPRAEASA; encoded by the coding sequence GTGGCACGCGTGAAGCGGGCGGTCAACGCCCAGAAGAAGCGCCGGACGACCCTCGAGCGCGCCAGCGGCTACCGCGGCCAGCGCTCGCGCCTCTACCGCAAGGCCAAAGAGCAGGTCATCCACTCGCACGTCTACAGCTACAACGACCGTCGCAAGAAGAAGGGCGACTTCCGCAAGCTGTGGATCCAGCGCATCAACGCCGCGGCACGCGCCGAGGGCCTGACCTACAACCGCTTCATCCAGGGCCTCAAGGCCGCGGGTGTCGAGGTCGACCGCAAGATCCTCGCCGACCTGGCCGTCAACGAGCCGACCGCGTTCTCCGCGCTCGTCGCGACCGCCAAGGCCGCCCTGCCCGAGGACGTCAACGCGCCTCGCGCCGAGGCCTCTGCCTGA
- the rpmI gene encoding 50S ribosomal protein L35, whose translation MPKNKTHSGAKKRFRVTGSGKIRRQKTGLRHNLEKKPSKMTRRMSGTTEVADADVPRAKKMLGL comes from the coding sequence ATGCCGAAGAACAAGACGCACTCCGGTGCCAAGAAGCGCTTCCGGGTGACCGGCAGCGGCAAGATCCGCCGCCAGAAGACCGGCCTGCGCCACAACCTGGAGAAGAAGCCGTCGAAGATGACGCGCCGCATGTCGGGCACGACCGAGGTCGCCGACGCCGACGTGCCCCGCGCCAAGAAGATGCTCGGCCTCTGA
- the infC gene encoding translation initiation factor IF-3: protein MSRFWPGRHRTHDRHPHSGGPISTELRINDRIRVPEVRLVGPNGETVGIVPTGDALRLAQEADLDLVEIAPMGKPPVCKLMDYGKFKYENAQKAREARRNQSNTVIKEMKLRPKIDVHDYETKKGHVVRFLKQGDKVKITIMFRGREQHRPELGYRLLQRLAEDVTDLGFVESNPKQDGRNMTMVIGPHKKKAEAKAEVKAAKQAKAAEREAEADAERAERTANPPAAEPKARKTSENLDAELDEPATQS, encoded by the coding sequence ATTTCTCGTTTCTGGCCCGGCAGACACCGCACGCACGACCGTCACCCACACTCAGGAGGACCCATCAGCACCGAGCTGCGCATCAACGACCGGATCCGGGTACCCGAGGTACGCCTCGTGGGCCCCAACGGCGAGACCGTCGGGATCGTCCCGACCGGCGACGCCCTGCGTCTGGCCCAGGAGGCCGACCTCGACCTCGTCGAGATCGCCCCCATGGGCAAGCCCCCGGTCTGCAAGCTCATGGACTACGGGAAGTTCAAGTACGAGAACGCCCAGAAGGCCCGTGAGGCACGCCGCAACCAGTCGAACACGGTCATCAAGGAGATGAAGCTCCGGCCGAAGATCGACGTGCACGACTACGAGACCAAGAAGGGCCACGTCGTCCGCTTCCTCAAGCAGGGCGACAAGGTGAAGATCACGATCATGTTCCGCGGTCGTGAGCAGCACCGCCCCGAGCTCGGCTACCGGTTGCTGCAGCGCCTGGCCGAGGACGTCACGGACCTGGGCTTCGTGGAGTCCAACCCCAAGCAGGACGGCCGCAACATGACCATGGTCATCGGGCCGCACAAGAAGAAGGCCGAGGCCAAGGCCGAGGTCAAGGCGGCCAAGCAGGCCAAGGCCGCCGAGCGCGAGGCCGAGGCCGACGCCGAGCGCGCGGAGCGTACGGCGAACCCGCCGGCCGCGGAGCCCAAGGCGCGCAAGACCTCCGAGAACCTCGACGCGGAGCTCGACGAGCCGGCCACCCAGTCCTGA
- a CDS encoding SseB family protein, with the protein MTASRPGSGRRSIPGPDGRQLLDVGFPDDDGSADPAVTAALAAYDAAPGGQDAYAGALLAVQDSRLLVPVVAMLGEVEVGEDGLARDKSADMAVVLMTGRDGRRALLGFTSMASMHAWQPDARPVPVAAPLAARSALDEGAQALVLDVAGPVLLPVERGDLERWAAGQRLVRLEDGAYAWTAPAAAEDSM; encoded by the coding sequence ATGACTGCGTCGCGACCAGGCTCCGGCCGACGGAGCATCCCCGGCCCCGACGGCCGCCAGCTGCTCGACGTCGGCTTCCCCGACGACGACGGGTCGGCGGACCCCGCGGTCACGGCGGCACTCGCGGCGTACGACGCGGCCCCGGGGGGACAGGACGCGTACGCGGGCGCACTCCTGGCCGTGCAGGACTCGCGCCTCCTCGTGCCCGTCGTTGCCATGCTCGGCGAGGTCGAGGTGGGCGAGGACGGCCTGGCCCGCGACAAGTCCGCCGACATGGCCGTGGTGCTCATGACCGGACGGGACGGCCGTCGGGCGCTGCTCGGCTTCACGTCGATGGCCTCCATGCACGCCTGGCAGCCGGACGCCAGGCCCGTCCCGGTCGCCGCGCCGCTCGCGGCCCGGTCCGCGCTCGACGAGGGGGCGCAGGCCCTCGTGCTCGACGTCGCCGGACCGGTCCTGCTCCCCGTCGAGCGGGGCGACCTCGAACGCTGGGCCGCCGGTCAGCGTCTGGTGCGCCTCGAGGACGGGGCGTACGCGTGGACCGCTCCCGCGGCTGCCGAGGACTCGATGTGA
- a CDS encoding S8 family serine peptidase, translating into MPSIRHTRATAGLAALATAAFGAVALSPSATAAGPAVEPGAAPGQADRFIVSFERGRAAEARSAIREAKGRVVLDIPGRAAVAAVVPEGNVADLRRQGAVGYVEVDALRTPVSLMPSAAKPDGSGNGKGGKPAPSEPTDPGTATPPSAQDVVGADGETLPYGIQTTQAGEVSAPAVKKVCIIDSGYYAGHEDLRDPGDGVTGSNDPGGTGPWNSAFSDHGTHVAGTIAGTDNAVGVVGAFPNAALHIVRVFGDDGTYAYSSTLVAALDDCVANGADVVSMSLGGSQKSRLEDQAFSRAYSNGVLSIAAAGNDGNTRTSYPAGYGSVVSVAAVDENSAHADFSQVNSDVEIAAPGVGVLSTVPSSSVSTLTLADGSTLAGGAMEGSANGSATGTLVDGGLCDTSSPAWAGKVVLCQRGTITFEEKVDNVIAGGGTGAAIYNNVAGGFSSTLGAEKSIPAISLSDTQGVTAQGALGSTVTVANQTTRPANGYEKYDGTSMATPHVSAIAAEIWSTVPTASAAQVRDAINSTAFDLGAEGRDSATGFGLIQAADALAALR; encoded by the coding sequence ATGCCGTCCATCCGTCACACGCGTGCCACCGCCGGTCTGGCCGCGCTGGCCACCGCCGCCTTCGGCGCGGTGGCTCTCTCCCCCAGCGCCACCGCTGCGGGACCTGCCGTCGAGCCCGGCGCCGCGCCGGGACAGGCCGATCGCTTCATCGTGAGCTTCGAGCGTGGCCGCGCCGCCGAGGCGCGCAGCGCCATCCGCGAGGCGAAGGGCCGCGTCGTCCTCGACATCCCCGGCCGTGCCGCGGTCGCAGCGGTCGTACCGGAGGGCAACGTCGCCGACCTCCGTCGACAGGGGGCCGTCGGCTACGTCGAGGTCGACGCACTGCGTACGCCGGTCTCGCTCATGCCGAGCGCCGCCAAGCCCGACGGCAGCGGCAACGGCAAGGGCGGCAAGCCCGCACCCTCCGAACCCACCGACCCGGGCACCGCGACCCCGCCGTCCGCCCAGGACGTCGTCGGCGCCGACGGCGAGACGCTGCCCTACGGCATCCAGACCACCCAGGCGGGCGAGGTCTCGGCGCCCGCGGTCAAGAAGGTCTGCATCATCGACTCCGGCTACTACGCCGGTCACGAGGACCTGCGCGACCCCGGCGACGGCGTGACCGGCTCCAACGACCCCGGCGGCACCGGCCCGTGGAACTCAGCCTTCTCCGACCACGGCACCCACGTCGCGGGCACCATCGCCGGCACCGACAACGCCGTCGGTGTGGTCGGCGCCTTCCCCAACGCCGCGCTGCACATCGTGCGGGTCTTCGGCGACGACGGCACCTACGCCTACTCCTCGACCCTCGTGGCAGCCCTCGACGACTGCGTCGCCAACGGCGCGGACGTCGTCTCGATGAGCCTCGGCGGCAGCCAGAAGTCGCGCCTGGAGGACCAGGCATTCTCCCGCGCCTACAGCAACGGCGTGCTGTCGATCGCCGCCGCGGGCAATGACGGCAACACGCGGACGTCCTACCCCGCCGGTTACGGCTCGGTCGTCTCGGTCGCCGCCGTGGACGAGAACTCGGCCCACGCCGACTTCAGCCAGGTCAACAGCGACGTGGAGATCGCCGCGCCCGGTGTCGGCGTCCTCTCCACCGTGCCGTCGTCCTCGGTCAGCACCCTGACCCTCGCCGACGGCAGCACACTGGCCGGCGGGGCGATGGAGGGCTCGGCCAACGGATCCGCCACCGGCACCCTGGTCGACGGAGGCCTCTGCGACACCAGCAGCCCGGCGTGGGCCGGCAAGGTGGTGCTCTGTCAGCGCGGCACCATCACTTTCGAGGAGAAGGTCGACAACGTGATCGCCGGTGGCGGCACCGGGGCCGCGATCTACAACAACGTCGCCGGAGGGTTCTCCTCCACGCTCGGCGCCGAGAAGTCGATCCCGGCGATCAGCCTCTCCGACACCCAGGGGGTGACCGCGCAGGGGGCGCTGGGCAGCACCGTGACGGTCGCGAACCAGACCACGCGACCCGCGAACGGCTACGAGAAGTACGACGGCACCTCGATGGCCACTCCGCACGTGTCCGCCATCGCGGCGGAGATCTGGTCGACCGTGCCGACGGCTTCGGCCGCCCAGGTGCGCGACGCCATCAACTCGACCGCCTTCGACCTCGGTGCGGAAGGGCGCGACTCCGCGACCGGTTTCGGTCTGATCCAGGCAGCCGACGCCCTGGCGGCGCTGCGCTGA
- a CDS encoding 4-amino-4-deoxy-L-arabinose transferase, translating into MTTDRHRAAGEIAALLASRPPLLGGGRLVCVDGRSGSGKTTLATAVVAHLREAGAAVQTLELESAYAGWDGLRGTPEAVAHSLLGPLAADRPGTVRTWDWHAMTWAPDRAVDPLGRGEVLVVEGVGAGCGPLAAYASVVVWCEAPSAVRRRRALARDGRPDDWWEPWAAREDRLFDADPVRERADLVVGVD; encoded by the coding sequence GTGACCACCGACCGCCACCGCGCAGCGGGCGAGATCGCCGCGCTCCTCGCGAGCCGCCCGCCCCTGCTGGGGGGTGGGCGGCTCGTGTGCGTCGACGGGAGGTCGGGGTCCGGCAAGACCACGCTGGCGACAGCCGTCGTCGCTCACCTGCGCGAGGCCGGCGCCGCGGTGCAGACGCTCGAGCTGGAGTCCGCGTACGCCGGGTGGGACGGGCTGCGCGGCACGCCCGAGGCCGTCGCGCACTCGCTCCTCGGGCCGCTCGCCGCCGACCGGCCCGGCACCGTACGCACCTGGGACTGGCACGCCATGACGTGGGCGCCGGACCGTGCCGTCGATCCGCTGGGTCGCGGCGAGGTGCTCGTCGTCGAAGGTGTCGGCGCGGGATGCGGGCCGCTGGCCGCGTACGCCTCGGTGGTCGTCTGGTGCGAGGCGCCGTCGGCTGTGCGCCGACGGCGTGCCCTGGCCCGTGACGGCCGGCCCGACGACTGGTGGGAGCCGTGGGCGGCGCGCGAGGACCGGCTCTTCGACGCTGATCCGGTGCGGGAGCGCGCCGATCTCGTGGTCGGTGTCGACTAG
- a CDS encoding TIGR03557 family F420-dependent LLM class oxidoreductase, which translates to MTRFGYTLMTEQSNPKHLVDYAVKAERLGFDFAVSSDHYFPWLSAQGHASYAWTMLGAVAYATERLELMTYVTCPTVRYHPAVVAQKAATMGVMSDGRFILGLGSGENLNEHVVGEGWPAVKDRQEMLAEAVEIIRALHTGELVDYRGEFFQVDSARVWDLPDEPVEIGLAISGEKGIKRFGPMADHLISTEPDADMVATWNGTEGVRTIGDGGARAVGQIPICWGPDKDAAVETAHEQFRWFAGGWHVNADLPTTAGFAAATQFVTPSDVADNIACGPDLDELAESVRPFLDAGYTDVALVQIGDERQHEFLDDVAPALLERLRSL; encoded by the coding sequence ATGACCCGCTTCGGCTACACCCTGATGACCGAGCAGTCCAATCCCAAGCACCTCGTCGACTACGCGGTCAAGGCCGAACGCCTGGGCTTCGACTTCGCGGTGTCCAGCGACCACTACTTCCCCTGGCTCTCCGCGCAGGGGCACGCCTCCTACGCCTGGACGATGCTCGGCGCGGTCGCGTACGCCACGGAGCGTCTGGAGCTCATGACGTACGTGACCTGCCCGACGGTGCGCTACCACCCCGCGGTGGTCGCCCAGAAGGCCGCGACGATGGGCGTGATGAGCGACGGCCGGTTCATCCTCGGCCTCGGCTCGGGGGAGAACCTCAACGAGCACGTCGTGGGCGAGGGCTGGCCGGCGGTCAAGGACCGGCAGGAGATGCTGGCCGAGGCCGTCGAGATCATCCGCGCGCTGCACACCGGCGAGCTCGTGGACTACCGCGGCGAGTTCTTCCAGGTGGACTCCGCGCGCGTGTGGGACCTCCCCGACGAGCCCGTCGAGATCGGGCTCGCGATCTCCGGTGAGAAGGGCATCAAGCGCTTCGGGCCCATGGCCGACCACCTCATCTCCACCGAGCCCGACGCCGACATGGTCGCGACGTGGAACGGCACCGAGGGCGTACGCACCATCGGTGACGGCGGCGCCCGTGCCGTGGGCCAGATCCCGATCTGCTGGGGACCCGACAAGGACGCGGCCGTCGAGACCGCGCACGAGCAGTTCCGCTGGTTCGCCGGCGGGTGGCACGTCAACGCCGACCTCCCGACCACCGCCGGCTTCGCGGCGGCGACGCAGTTCGTCACGCCGTCGGACGTCGCGGACAACATCGCCTGCGGCCCCGACCTCGACGAGCTCGCCGAGAGCGTGCGCCCGTTCCTCGACGCGGGCTACACCGACGTCGCCCTCGTGCAGATCGGGGACGAGAGGCAGCACGAGTTCCTCGACGACGTCGCTCCGGCGCTGCTCGAGCGTCTGCGGTCGCTCTAG
- a CDS encoding PH domain-containing protein → MPAASESPGPGASEPLVRYRPRGVRVVGAVVFAVLALSPVVTWLLLPQTARDRFVGADLVLLLFLALLFAVAGYAVLRCRVDATERGLVVVNGFRTHDLPWAEVARLGLPRGAPFARVETLDDRSLNMLGIQGSDGAYAKEAVRHLARMNQERRRTAED, encoded by the coding sequence ATGCCTGCCGCCTCTGAGTCGCCCGGCCCCGGGGCGTCCGAGCCCCTGGTGCGCTACCGGCCCCGGGGCGTACGCGTCGTCGGTGCCGTCGTCTTCGCCGTCCTGGCCCTGAGCCCGGTCGTGACCTGGCTGCTGCTGCCCCAGACCGCGCGGGACCGCTTCGTCGGCGCCGACCTGGTGCTGCTGCTGTTCCTGGCGCTGCTCTTCGCCGTCGCGGGGTACGCCGTGCTCCGCTGCCGCGTCGACGCCACCGAGCGCGGCCTCGTCGTGGTCAACGGCTTCCGCACCCACGACCTCCCGTGGGCCGAGGTCGCCCGCCTGGGCCTGCCCCGCGGCGCGCCGTTCGCGCGCGTCGAGACCCTCGACGACCGGTCGCTGAACATGCTGGGCATCCAGGGCAGCGACGGCGCGTACGCCAAGGAGGCCGTACGCCACCTGGCCCGCATGAACCAGGAGCGTCGGCGCACGGCCGAGGACTGA
- a CDS encoding ATP phosphoribosyltransferase, translating into MLRIALPNKGSLSQVASQMLTEAGYRQRSDSKELVLVDPDAGVEFFYLRPRDIALYVGEGTLDLGITGRDLLADSGAKADELMQLGFGRSRFRFATRPGTLGTPGDLTHLQGKRIATSYTGVVRAWLAERGIEASVVRLDGAVETSIQLGVADVIADVVETGSTLRQAGLEVVGETILESEAVVISRAGAPLPEGFDVFRRRLEGVLVARSYVMMDYDIPQTAVESAVALTPGIESPTVSPLHKDGWVAVRAMVPRDGAQGLMDKLYDLGARGILLTDIHACRL; encoded by the coding sequence ATGCTCCGCATCGCACTCCCCAACAAGGGGTCGCTGTCCCAGGTGGCGTCCCAGATGCTCACCGAGGCGGGCTACCGCCAGCGCAGCGACTCCAAGGAGCTCGTGCTGGTCGACCCCGACGCCGGCGTCGAGTTCTTCTACCTGCGCCCCCGCGACATCGCGCTGTACGTCGGTGAGGGCACCCTCGACCTCGGCATCACCGGCCGCGACCTGCTGGCCGACTCGGGAGCCAAGGCCGACGAGCTGATGCAGCTCGGGTTCGGCCGCTCGCGGTTCCGGTTCGCCACGCGGCCGGGCACCCTCGGCACGCCCGGTGACCTGACACATCTGCAGGGCAAGCGCATCGCCACCTCCTACACCGGCGTGGTCAGGGCGTGGCTCGCCGAGCGCGGCATCGAGGCGAGCGTCGTACGCCTCGACGGCGCCGTCGAGACCTCGATCCAGCTCGGCGTCGCCGACGTGATCGCCGACGTCGTCGAGACCGGTTCGACGCTGCGGCAGGCGGGCCTGGAGGTCGTGGGGGAGACCATCCTGGAGTCCGAGGCCGTGGTCATCTCCCGCGCCGGGGCACCGCTGCCGGAGGGTTTCGACGTCTTCCGACGCCGGCTCGAGGGCGTGCTGGTGGCGCGGTCGTACGTGATGATGGACTACGACATCCCGCAGACCGCCGTCGAGAGCGCGGTGGCGCTCACGCCCGGCATCGAGTCGCCGACGGTCAGCCCGCTGCATAAGGACGGCTGGGTCGCCGTCCGCGCGATGGTGCCCCGCGACGGCGCGCAGGGTCTGATGGACAAGCTCTACGACCTGGGTGCGCGCGGCATCCTGCTGACGGACATCCATGCCTGCCGCCTCTGA
- a CDS encoding phosphoribosyl-ATP diphosphatase translates to MKTFEELWAELSRKAAERPEGSGTVAQLDAGVHAIGKKLVEEAAESWMAAEHESREAAAAEISQLIYHAQVMMLALGLDLDDVYAHL, encoded by the coding sequence GTGAAGACGTTCGAGGAGCTCTGGGCCGAGCTCTCCCGCAAGGCAGCCGAACGCCCTGAGGGCTCCGGCACCGTGGCGCAGCTCGACGCCGGTGTGCACGCCATCGGCAAGAAGCTGGTCGAGGAGGCCGCCGAGTCCTGGATGGCCGCCGAGCACGAGTCCCGCGAGGCCGCCGCCGCGGAGATCAGCCAGCTGATCTACCACGCGCAGGTGATGATGCTGGCCCTCGGCCTGGACCTCGACGACGTCTACGCCCACCTCTGA
- the ribH gene encoding 6,7-dimethyl-8-ribityllumazine synthase — translation MSGAGAASTDPFDASGYRVGVVAASWHTEVMDGLLDGVDRALADHQVTDQVLVRVPGSFELPVVAAELAAAGCDAVVALGVVIRGGTPHFEYVCDAATSGLNRVALDHGVPIGFGLLTCDDESQALDRAGLEGSKEDKGYEATSAALVTAAAIRGLRADAGRTGSATGQPSAAPTPTATP, via the coding sequence ATGAGCGGAGCAGGAGCCGCCTCCACCGACCCCTTCGACGCCTCGGGCTACCGCGTCGGCGTCGTCGCCGCGTCGTGGCACACCGAGGTCATGGACGGGCTGCTCGACGGCGTGGACCGCGCCCTCGCCGACCACCAGGTCACCGACCAGGTGCTCGTACGCGTCCCCGGGTCCTTCGAGCTGCCCGTGGTCGCCGCCGAGCTGGCCGCGGCCGGCTGCGACGCGGTCGTCGCGCTGGGTGTCGTGATCCGCGGCGGCACGCCGCACTTCGAGTACGTCTGCGACGCCGCCACCTCCGGCCTCAACCGGGTCGCGCTCGACCACGGGGTCCCGATCGGGTTCGGTCTGCTCACCTGCGACGACGAGTCGCAGGCGCTCGACCGCGCCGGGCTGGAGGGGTCGAAGGAGGACAAGGGCTACGAGGCCACCTCCGCCGCCCTCGTCACCGCCGCCGCGATCCGTGGTCTCCGCGCCGACGCCGGGCGTACGGGCAGCGCCACCGGTCAGCCGTCCGCTGCACCGACACCGACCGCGACGCCGTAG